Proteins encoded by one window of Labrus bergylta chromosome 2, fLabBer1.1, whole genome shotgun sequence:
- the iscua gene encoding iron-sulfur cluster assembly enzyme ISCU, mitochondrial codes for MAMVSLRNSASSLMLFSRRLFSPQLNALCSYHEKVVDHYENPRNVGSLDKSSRNVGTGLVGAPACGDVMKLQIQVDDNGKIVDAKFKTFGCGSAIASSSLATEWVKGKSVDEALKIRNTDIAKELCLPPVKLHCSMLAEDAIKAALSDYRIKQQDKKEDRAKATN; via the exons ATGGCGATGGTCTCCTTACGAAACTCTGCGTCCTCGCTGATGTTGTTCAGCAGAAGGTTGTTCAGCCCTCAGCTAAACGCGCTCTGCTCATATCACGAAAAG gTGGTGGACCACTATGAAAACCCAAGAAACGTGGGCTCTTTAGACAAAAGCAGCAGGAATGTGGGGACTGGGTTAGTGGGCGCACCAGCCTGTGGAGATGTCATGAAACTACAG atccAGGTAGATGACAATGGAAAGATAGTCGACGCAAAGTTCAAGACGTTTGGCTGTGGATCAGCCATCGCCTCCAGTTCTCTTGCCACAGAGTGGGTGAAGGGGAAGTCG GTGGATGAAGCGCTGAAGATCAGGAACACAGACATCGCCAAAGAGCTCTGCCTTCCTCCGGTCAAGCTGCACTGCTCCA tgCTCGCAGAAGACGCCATCAAAGCAGCGCTGTCAGACTACAGAATTAAACAGCAGGACAAGAAGGAGGACCGGGCAAAAGCTAcaaattaa
- the ficd gene encoding protein adenylyltransferase FICD, with protein sequence MAAVTVLRCTSGRLLGGWGPLLCVLLGSLVALLLPLVGVEDECCAARRGIALLRCQLWGAPQQTVQSTSLTVPFTALDVLPQRSKPSKEMQLEAKAALQQAQEMKKLGKREKAHKLLAHALSMNPGFVDALTELGTILEEEKDIVQADHLYTKALAISPCNERALVSRDRTLPLVEEIDQRHFGIIDSKVRRLMSIPKGNSALRRVMEETYYHHIYHTVAIEGSTLTLSEIRHIIETRYAVPGKSLQEQNEAIGVDAAMKYINTTLLSRSGAMTVGDILEIHRRVLGYVDPVEGGRLRTNQVFVGHHIPPHPQDLQRHMQELVQWLNSDEALQLHPVEYAALAHYKLVYVHPFVDGNGRTSRLLMNLVLMQARYPPITIRKEQRAEYYTALDTANEGDVRPFIRFIARCTEITLDTLLISTTEHAVGLPGAQQEQACPDCKQTIPIHN encoded by the exons ATGGCTGCTGTGACGGTACTGCGGTGCACCAGCGGCCGTCTCCTCGGAGGATGGGGCCCGCTGCTGTGTGTCCTCCTCGGCTCTCTGGTGGCCCTGCTGCTGCCCCTGGTGGGGGTGGAGGACGAGTGCTGCGCCGCCCGAAGAGGCATCGCCCTGCTGCGCTGCCAGCTGTGGGGGGCCCCTCAGCAGACTGTGCAGTCCACCAGCCTCACTGTCCCCTTCACTGCGCTTGATGTGCTGCCTCAGAGGTCCAAACCCAGCAAAG AGATGCAGCTGGAGGCCAAAGCGGCGCTGCAGCAGGCTCAGGAGATGAAGAAACTGGGGAAGAGGGAGAAGGCCCACAAGCTGCTGGCGCACGCTCTCAGCATGAACCCGGGCTTTGTGGACGCCCTGACGGAGCTGGGGACCatcctggaggaggagaaggacatCGTCCAGGCCGACCACCTCTACACCAAAGCTTTGGCCATCTCGCCGTGTAACGAGAGAGCTCTGGTCAGCAGAGACCGCACGCTGCCCCTGGTGGAGGAGATCGACCAGCGGCACTTCGGCATCATTGACAGCAAAGTGCGCCGGCTTATGTCCATTCCCAAAGGTAACTCCGCTCTCCGCCGCGTGATGGAGGAAACCTACTATCACCACATCTACCACACGGTGGCCATCGAAGGCAGCACGCTCACGCTGTCGGAGATCCGTCACATCATCGAGACGCGCTACGCCGTCCCCGGGAAGAGCCTTCAGGAGCAGAACGAGGCCATCGGTGTGGACGCCGCCATGAAGTACATCAACACCACGCTGCTGTCCAGATCGGGAGCCATGACTGTCGGCGACATCCTGGAGATCCACCGGCGGGTGCTCGGCTACGTGGACCcggtggagggagggaggctgcGCACCAACCAGGTGTTCGTGGGGCATCACATCCCGCCGCACCCTCAGGACCTGCAGAGACACATGCAGGAGCTGGTTCAGTGGCTCAACTCGGACGAGGCGCTGCAGCTGCACCCTGTGGAGTACGCCGCTCTCGCCCACTACAAACTGGTGTACGTGCACCCGTTTGTGGACGGCAACGGACGCACGTCGCGGCTGCTCATGAATCTCGTGCTCATGCAGGCGCGATACCCCCCGATCACCATCAGGAAGGAACAAAGAGCGGAGTACTACACTGCGTTAGACACGGCCAACGAGGGCGACGTGCGGCCCTTTATCCGCTTCATAGCCCGATGTACCGAGATCACACTGGACACGCTGTTGATCTCTACGACGGAGCACGCCGTGGGGCTGCCCGGGGCCCAACAGGAGCAGGCCTGTCCCGACTGCAAACAGACCATCCCCATCCACAACTGA
- the sart3 gene encoding squamous cell carcinoma antigen recognized by T-cells 3, translating into MAASSNAEQTQLQDMDEEDAGMEEREMDSDEGEEDGMGEENSDDEEDDSSEDEKENEAEIQRLEEQLSINAFDYNCHVDLIKLLKQEGELLRLRKARQKMSELFPLTEEIWLDWLKDEIRLSEEEPNREKVYELFEKAVKDYICPDIWLEYAQYSIGGMGSPGGIDKVRAIFERAVTAVGLHMTKGQFVWEAYREFENAILSTLQPPPGRIPSREEKELLNAQLGRIHTLFRRQLAIPLMEMEATYAEYEEWSEDGVPETAAHQYKKASLQMAKCKPFEDSLLVAETPKLAEYQAYLDFELKEGDPARVQITFERTMAENCLVPDMWAKYNNYLDRQLKIKDLVLSTHERAVRNCPWTMGLWKSYLLALERHGADHHTVSDVFEKALNAGFIQATDYVEIWQAFLDYLRRRVDFSKESSKELEELRGAFSRSLDYMKQDVEERFGESGDPSCLIMQNWARIEALHCKNIQKARELWDSIMTKGNAKYANMWLEYYNLERSYGDPVHCRKALHRAVQCTSDYPEHVCEVLLTFERVEGSLEDWDMAVQKTETRLNRVNEQRAKAAEKEANMARQEDERNDNRRKAKSEKKVQKKFQKGSRVGEKRKAEQDDYHDEWNEDPEQAPKRQRGNRDQTTEESMETEAGQFGRKPPPGYKPAPPGAKKAQHGALGDAPKKSDDKPELRNDDSSVFISNLMYTLEEPEEKLRTLFEICGPIKQIRPVFGTKGTFKGYGYLQFESPVSVPEALKLDRREVEGRPMFVSPCVDKNKNPDFKVFKYNITLEKQKIFISGLPFSCTKEQLEEVCKSHGVIKEVRLVTYRSGKPKGLAYVEFADEAQASQAVLKMDGMEIEGNKITVAISNPPRRNLSDRPGSSRDMADLMPRQAYGSRGRGRTQLSLLPRSLHRQSAPVGKVENGTTSGGQAANAAGETKPLSNSDFARMLLSK; encoded by the exons atggcggcgtCGAGCAACGCAGAGCAAACGCAGTTGCAGGACATGGACGAGGAAGATGCGgggatggaggagagggagatggaCTCGGACGAAGGGGAGGAGGACGGCATGGGAGAAGAAAATTCAGACGACGAAGAGGACGACTCGTCTGAAGATGAGAAAGAAAACGAAGCTGAAATCCAGCGTTTAGAGGAGCAG CTGTCGATCAATGCCTTTGATTACAACTGCCACGTGGATCTCATCAAACTTCTGAAGCAGGAGGGCGAGCTTCTGCGTCTGCGAAAGGCGAGGCAGAAGATGAGTGAGCTGTTCCCGCTCACCGAAG AGATCTGGCTGGATTGGCTGAAAGACGAGATCCGCCTGAGTGAAGAGGAGCCAAACCGGGAGAAAGTTTATGAACTCTTTGAGAAAGCTGTGAAAGACTACATCT GTCCAGACATTTGGCTGGAGTATGCTCAGTATTCAATCGGTGGCATGGGCTCCCCGGGGGGAATCGACAAAGTGAGAGCCATCTTTGAGCGAGCTGTGACAGCTGTGGGGCTTCACATGACCAAGGGACAGTTTGTGTGGGAGGCGTACAGGGAGTTTGAAAACGCCATCCTGTCCACACTACAG CCTCCCCCTGGCAGGATCCCCAGCCGCGAGGAGAAAGAGCTGCTGAACGCTCAGCTCGGGAGAATCCATACTCTGTTTCGCCGCCAGCTGGCCATTCCCTTAATGG AGATGGAGGCGACCTATGCAGAGTATGAGGAGTGGTCAGAAGACGGCGTGCCTGAGACGGCCGCACATCAGTACAAAAAGGCTTCGCTGCAGATGGCAAAGTGCAAACCCTTCGAGGACTCTCTG CTGGTAGCAGAAACTCCTAAGCTGGCGGAGTATCAGGCCTACCTCGACTTTGAACTGAAGGAGGGCGATCCAGCTCGGGTCCAGATCACCTTTGAGCGGACTATGGCGGAGAACTGCCTGGTACCAGACATGTGGGCGAAGTACAACAATTATCTG gATCGTCAGCTGAAGATTAAAGACTTGGTTCTCTCCACTCATGAGCGAGCTGTCAGGAACTGTCCCTGGACCATGGGCCTGTGGAAGAGCTACCTGCTGGCTCTGGAGAGGCACGGAGCGGACCACCACACAGTTTCAG ATGTGTTCGAAAAGGCGCTGAATGCGGGTTTCATTCAAGCGACAGATTATGTAGAAATCTGGCAGGCGTTCCTGGACTACCTGAGGAGACGTGTGGATTTCAGTAAAG AATCAAGTAAAGAGTTGGAGGAGCTGCGGGGAGCGTTCTCTCGCTCTTTAGACTACATGAAGCAGGACGTTGAAGAGA GGTTCGGTGAAAGTGGAGATCCTTCTTGTCTTATAATGCAGAACTGGGCCAGGATAGAG GCCCTTCACTGCAAGAACATCCAAAAGGCGAGAGAACTGTGGGACAGCATCATGACCAAGGGGAACGCCAAATACGCCAACATGTGGCTGGAGTACTACAACCTGGAGAG GTCTTATGGAGACCCCGTTCACTGTCGGAAAGCTCTCCACAGAGCCGTCCAGTGCACCTCCGACTACCCCGAGCACGTGTGTGAAGTCCTGCTGACCTTTGAGAGAGTCGAGG GGTCTCTGGAGGACTGGGACATGGCCGTGCAGAAGACGGAGACTCGGCTGAACCGGGTTAATGAGCAGAGAGCGAAG GCGGCCGAGAAAGAAGCCAACATGGCTCGCCAAGAGGAcgagagaaatgataacaggCGGAAAGCCAAGTCAGAGAAGAAGGTTCAGAAGAAGTTCCAGAAGGGAAGTCGAGTCGGGGAGAAGAGGAAAGCGGAGCAGGATGATTATCACGACGAGTGGAACGAAGACCCGG AACAAGCTCccaaaagacaaagaggaaacagagatcAAACTACAGAGGAGTCCATGGAGACGGAGGCGGGTCAGTTCGGGAGGAAACCTCCGCCCGGATATAAACCTGCTCCTCCCGGCGCTAAAAAAGCCCAACACGGCGCTCTGGGAGACGCCCCGAAGAAGAGCGACGACAAGCCGGAGCTCCGCAACGACGACAGCAGCGTGTTCATCAGCAACCTGATGTACACGCTGGAGGAGCCCGAGGAGAAGCTCAGGACGCTGTTTGAGATCTGCGGCCCCATCAAACAGATCCGCCCCGTCTTCGGCACCAAAGGGACGTTCAAAGGATACGGCTACCTTCAGTTTGAGTCTCCGGTGTCCGTGCCCGAAGCGCTGAAGCTGGACAGACGGGAGGTGGAGGGCAGGCCGATGTTTGTGTCGCCCTGTGTCGACAAAAACAAGAACCCGGACTTTAAg gTGTTTAAATACAACATCACCTTGGAGAAACAGAAAATCTTCATCTCTGGGCTGCCGTTCTCCTGCACCAAGGAGCAGCTGGAGGAAGTCTGCAAGAGTCACGGTGTCATCAAAGAAGTTCGTCTGGTCACATATCGCTCAGGAAAACCCAAG GGTCTGGCTTACGTGGAGTTTGCAGATGAGGCTCAGGCCTCTCAGGCGGTTTTAAAAATGGACGGCATGGAAATAGAGGGCAACAAGATCACTGTTGCCATTAGCAACCCTCCGCGCAGAAACCTCAGTGATAGACCTGGTTCCAGCAGGGACATGGCAGACTTGATGCCCCGTCAGGCCTATGGATC GAGAGGACGAGGACGCACCCAGCTCTCCTTACTCCCCCGCTCGCTGCACAGACAGAGCGCTCCTGTGGGCAAAGTGGAGAACGGGACGACGTCAGGCGGCCAGGCGGCGAATGCAGCCGGAGAGACGAAACCTTTGTCAAACTCGGACTTTGCCAGAATGCTTCTCAGCAAGTGA
- the si:ch211-191d15.2 gene encoding leucine-rich repeat-containing protein 24 → MLWCRRGVLLVLCVCPLTCLLLMSPCPPGCCCPRAGFLVLCESLGLRSLPRSVPLSTSALSVARNQLCNVDHLLRRFSGLQELSLSHNLLPRFPRGLPPSLESLLLQENRITYITSGALRQLGNLTRLDLEDNRIRAIQPGALEGLNKLQVLTLKGNKLTTLPLNLPPSLTHLDLSANCISVLDLPSLSPLVNLQVLNINSNCLRSVPESAFDRLPRLRSVDLAGNLWACECDILYLYRWLLNGRMKMATDLVCSEPVHLAHRLLLNLSVVAICPRVLLTPNERTQQLHTNSSASGGKRETAKPNSFGSNFSEQISKENTSLTFLKDAPRTRVLLDHFSLETLTYDECVSLNETQPVSPPLLKTTSSLPDEEQKYRDNITARYPPNNATSAEETLPLRSTNRDALWPTPNTQLLTQQEDSAVIIALLAVLCVLVSLVMLAVLLVLKKVLLQRRRVAPLDAGSGG, encoded by the coding sequence ATGCTTTGGTGCAGACGTGGCGTCCTCCTGGTTCTCTGCGTCTGTCCTCTAACCTGCCTCCTCCTGATGTCTCCTTGTCCTCCCGGCTGCTGCTGTCCCCGCGCAGGATTTCTGGTTTTGTGCGAGTCCCTGGGTCTCCGGTCCCTCCCTCGCTCGGTCCCTCTCAGCACCTCGGCTCTGTCTGTCGCCAGGAACCAGCTCTGCAACGTGGACCACCTGCTGCGGCGCTTCTCCGGCCTGCAGGAGCTCAGCCTCAGTCACAACCTTCTGCCCCGCTTCCCTCGCGGCCTCCCTCCCAGTCTGgagtctctgctgctgcaaGAGAACCGCATCACTTACATCACCTCGGGGGCCCTGAGACAACTGGGGAACCTGACCCGCCTGGATCTGGAGGACAACCGCATCCGCGCCATCCAGCCCGGAGCGCTGGAAGGTCTGAACAAGCTGCAGGTCCTGACCTTAAAGGGGAACAAACTGACAACCCTCCCTCTGAATCTCCCTCCGTCTCTGACCCACTTAGATCTCTCTGCAAACTGCATCTCCGTCCTGGACCTGCCCTCGCTGTCCCCTCTGGTCAACCTGCAGGTCCTCAACATCAACAGCAACTGCCTGCGCTCAGTCCCGGAGAGCGCCTTCGACCGCCTGCCTCGTCTCAGATCGGTGGACCTCGCGGGCAACCTGTGGGCGTGCGAGTGTGACATTCTGTATCTGTACCGCTGGCTGCTGAACGGAAGGATGAAGATGGCGACAGATCTGGTGTGCAGCGAGCCCGTCCACCTCGCTCACCGTCTGCTCCTGAACCTCTCCGTCGTCGCCATCTGTCCACGAGTCCTCCTGACGCCCAATGAGAGGACGCAGCAGCTGCACACAAACTCCTCTGCTTCAGGCGGAAAGCGAGAGACTGCAAAACCAAACTCATTTGGAAGCAACTTTTCAGAGCAAATatcaaaagaaaacacttcACTAACGTTTTTAAAAGACGCTCCCCGGACGCGTGTTTTACTCGACCACTTCTCTTTAGAGACCCTCACCTATGACGAGTGTGTGTCCCTGAATGAAACACAACCAGTCAGCCCTCCTCTTTTAAAAACCACCTCTTCTCTCCCTGACGAGGagcagaaatacagagacaacATCACAGCTCGGTACCCTCCGAACAACGCGACCTCCGCAGAAGAAACGCTGCCTTTGCGTTCCACAAACAGAGACGCTCTCTGGCCCACTCCCAACACACAGCTCCTCACACAACAAGAAGACTCTGCAGTCATCATCGCTCTGCTCGCCGTGCTGTGCGTGTTAGTGTCTCTCGTAATGCTCGCGGTGCTGCTCGTCCTGAAGAAGGTCCTCCTGCAGAGACGGAGGGTGGCGCCGCTGGACGCAGGGTCGGGTGGATGA